Proteins encoded together in one Synechococcus sp. A15-62 window:
- a CDS encoding SDR family NAD(P)-dependent oxidoreductase, whose product MVEAASTTWVGLALVVGPGGIGLAVAAELKRTCPDLKVLTAGRHGPPASSLQLDIENDSDLDGLRASLEAEGLPLRLVFNCSGRLHGPGLQPEKRLQQVDRSQLEQQFGINSMAPILLAKAIEPLLKRDQPFHFASLSARVGSIGDNRTGGWYGYRAAKAAQNQLLRCLSIEWARRWPLATVSLLHPGTTDTDLSRPFQSFVAADKLFSPERAARQLVEVLLQQTPEQSGAFLAWDGQSIDW is encoded by the coding sequence ATGGTCGAAGCAGCCTCAACCACTTGGGTTGGCTTGGCCCTGGTGGTTGGCCCCGGCGGGATCGGATTGGCAGTAGCAGCAGAACTGAAGCGCACCTGCCCTGATCTGAAGGTGCTGACCGCTGGACGTCATGGACCGCCGGCATCCTCACTGCAACTGGACATCGAGAACGACAGTGATCTGGATGGGCTGCGCGCAAGCCTGGAGGCCGAGGGGCTCCCCCTGCGATTGGTGTTCAACTGCAGCGGTCGACTGCACGGTCCTGGGCTGCAACCGGAAAAACGTCTTCAACAGGTCGATCGATCCCAGTTGGAGCAGCAATTCGGCATCAATTCCATGGCTCCGATCCTGCTGGCCAAGGCGATCGAACCTCTGCTGAAGCGCGATCAACCCTTTCATTTCGCCAGCCTCAGCGCTCGCGTGGGAAGCATCGGCGACAACCGAACCGGGGGCTGGTACGGCTACAGGGCAGCCAAGGCGGCTCAGAACCAGCTGCTGCGCTGCCTGAGCATTGAATGGGCCCGCCGCTGGCCGTTGGCCACCGTGAGCCTGTTGCATCCCGGTACTACAGACACAGACCTGTCTCGTCCGTTTCAGAGCTTCGTGGCAGCGGACAAACTTTTCTCTCCAGAACGGGCCGCGCGTCAGCTGGTTGAGGTGTTGCTGCAGCAGACCCCGGAACAATCAGGGGCCTTTCTCGCCTGGGACGGTCAGTCGATCGATTGGTGA
- a CDS encoding DUF2237 family protein — protein MSSSSPEFPPAKNVLGDPLQSCSCEPMTGWYRNGLCQTDPSDHGQHSICCVMTEQFLSYSKAQGNDLITPMPAFQFPGLKPGDHWCVCAPRWKQAYEDGVAPLVRLEATEDTALTVVSLDQLKQHAHQSID, from the coding sequence ATGTCCAGCAGTAGCCCCGAATTTCCGCCGGCCAAGAACGTTCTTGGTGACCCACTTCAGAGTTGCAGTTGTGAGCCGATGACGGGTTGGTATCGCAATGGTCTCTGTCAAACAGATCCATCGGATCACGGCCAGCACAGCATCTGCTGCGTGATGACCGAGCAATTTCTCAGTTACAGCAAAGCCCAGGGCAATGACCTGATCACGCCGATGCCTGCTTTTCAGTTCCCAGGCTTGAAACCAGGGGACCACTGGTGCGTCTGTGCACCGCGCTGGAAGCAGGCCTACGAGGATGGCGTGGCACCTCTTGTCCGCCTGGAGGCCACGGAAGACACCGCCCTCACGGTCGTCAGCCTTGACCAGCTCAAGCAGCACGCTCACCAATCGATCGACTGA